A genomic segment from Pyrodictium occultum encodes:
- the cyaB gene encoding class IV adenylate cyclase: MAGGGVEVEAKLRLRDCRELEEVEKRLQELGAVHEEDVAEEDTYYQHPCRDFAETDEALRVRLVDGRAELTYKGPKRIIGGSKARAEYTITLEDPSSARRILEALGFRPAAVVRKRRSYYRLDGVSVSLDRVEGLGCFLEAEYTGEGGQEAARAIEEALEKLGVAERERIYKSYLELLLEKKAPEA, encoded by the coding sequence TTGGCTGGGGGCGGGGTTGAGGTTGAGGCCAAGCTGAGGCTCCGGGACTGCAGGGAGCTGGAGGAGGTCGAGAAGAGGCTCCAGGAGCTGGGGGCGGTCCACGAGGAGGATGTTGCAGAGGAGGACACCTACTACCAGCACCCCTGCCGCGACTTCGCAGAGACCGACGAGGCCCTCCGCGTAAGGCTCGTAGACGGCAGGGCGGAGCTGACCTACAAGGGGCCCAAGAGGATAATCGGGGGCTCCAAGGCCAGGGCAGAGTACACAATAACGCTCGAGGACCCCAGCAGCGCCAGGAGGATACTGGAGGCCCTCGGCTTCCGGCCCGCCGCAGTGGTGAGGAAGAGGAGAAGCTACTACCGGCTGGACGGCGTATCAGTCTCCCTCGACAGGGTGGAGGGGCTCGGCTGCTTCCTCGAGGCAGAGTACACGGGCGAGGGGGGCCAGGAGGCGGCGAGAGCTATAGAGGAGGCCCTAGAGAAGCTGGGCGTCGCAGAGAGGGAAAGGATCTACAAGTCCTACCTAGAGCTCCTCCTGGAGAAGAAAGCTCCGGAAGCCTAG